In the Pseudomonas orientalis genome, one interval contains:
- a CDS encoding methyl-accepting chemotaxis protein, protein MSLRNLSIARRAGLGFALIALLVALLGFFALSNMATIRASAVQVESGLVPKMRLVADVREIMLRIRTISLRMALDPNPASIPQYRSQMDTRSQDLTKRLAELDAVIDTPEVRALYDQFQGSLRQYQQGLAQSFVLADKQQGAELNKLLLVDMKTVIDGSGTQLNALADYYNAQINQQGQLAESQYSRSRTMVFGFVLLAALSTVALAWLLTRSIVGPLSHAVRAAENVAQGDLTQTVDVTGDDEVTRLLVALKTMQANLRGTLQLIRQSAGQMAASATDLNGITDQSSRSLQKQTAEIEQAATAVNEMTSAADEVARNAVSTSESTRVSNETAREGQHRVGETVSAIQALSTNIGETSTLVQNLAEQSRDIGKVLDVIRSIAEQTNLLALNAAIEAARAGESGRGFAVVADEVRALAHRTQQSTLEIDQMVTAMRTGSDHALTSMQSSTQRATDTLALAEGAGGALSQITDSIDQIHQRNLVIASAAEEQAQVAKEVDRNIVNIRDLSAQSSSGAGQINGSSRELAQLAASLNEAVARFRL, encoded by the coding sequence ATGTCCCTTCGCAACCTGTCCATCGCTCGCCGTGCAGGTCTGGGTTTCGCCCTGATCGCTTTGCTCGTGGCACTGCTGGGTTTCTTTGCCCTGTCGAACATGGCAACCATCCGCGCCAGTGCGGTACAGGTTGAAAGCGGGCTGGTGCCCAAGATGCGGCTGGTGGCGGACGTTCGCGAAATCATGCTGCGCATTCGGACGATCTCTTTGCGCATGGCACTGGACCCGAATCCGGCAAGCATTCCGCAATACCGCAGCCAGATGGACACTCGCAGCCAGGACCTGACTAAACGGCTGGCCGAACTCGATGCGGTGATCGATACCCCAGAAGTACGCGCGCTCTACGATCAGTTCCAGGGTTCGCTGCGTCAGTACCAACAGGGGCTGGCCCAATCCTTCGTGCTTGCCGACAAGCAGCAGGGTGCCGAGCTGAACAAGTTGCTGCTGGTGGACATGAAAACTGTAATCGATGGCTCCGGCACGCAGCTCAATGCCCTCGCGGACTACTACAACGCGCAGATCAACCAACAGGGCCAACTGGCCGAGTCGCAGTACAGCCGCTCGCGCACCATGGTGTTCGGCTTCGTACTTCTGGCCGCGTTGAGCACCGTGGCGCTGGCCTGGTTGCTGACGCGCAGCATTGTCGGGCCGCTGAGCCATGCGGTGCGGGCTGCCGAAAACGTGGCTCAAGGCGACCTGACCCAGACGGTGGACGTGACCGGTGACGACGAAGTGACGCGTCTGCTGGTTGCGCTCAAGACCATGCAGGCCAATCTGCGCGGGACCTTGCAGCTTATCCGTCAGTCGGCGGGGCAGATGGCCGCATCCGCCACCGACTTGAATGGCATCACCGACCAGAGCAGCCGCAGCCTGCAAAAGCAGACTGCCGAAATCGAACAGGCCGCTACTGCCGTCAACGAGATGACATCCGCAGCGGATGAAGTGGCGCGCAACGCAGTGTCCACCTCCGAATCCACGCGTGTTTCCAATGAAACGGCGCGTGAAGGCCAGCACCGTGTTGGCGAAACCGTCAGCGCCATCCAGGCCCTGAGCACCAACATAGGTGAAACCTCGACGTTGGTGCAGAACCTCGCCGAACAATCGCGTGACATCGGCAAGGTGCTCGATGTGATTCGCTCGATTGCCGAACAGACCAACCTGCTGGCGCTCAATGCCGCCATCGAAGCCGCGCGGGCCGGTGAGTCCGGGCGCGGCTTTGCGGTGGTTGCCGACGAAGTGCGCGCGCTGGCGCATCGGACCCAGCAATCGACCCTGGAAATCGACCAGATGGTCACCGCGATGCGCACAGGGTCGGATCACGCTCTGACCTCAATGCAGTCGAGCACCCAGCGCGCCACCGATACACTGGCCCTGGCCGAAGGGGCGGGTGGCGCGTTGAGCCAGATCACCGACTCCATCGATCAGATCCACCAACGTAACCTGGTGATTGCCAGCGCCGCCGAAGAGCAGGCGCAAGTCGCCAAGGAAGTCGACCGCAACATCGTCAACATTCGCGACTTGTCTGCCCAATCCTCATCCGGCGCCGGGCAGATCAACGGATCGAGTCGCGAGCTGGCGCAGTTGGCGGCTTCGCTGAACGAGGCGGTGGCGCGGTTTCGGCTGTAA
- a CDS encoding LysR substrate-binding domain-containing protein: MNRNELRKADINLMVVFEALMLERNVTRVAEKLFLGQPTISSALNRLRTLFNDPLFIRVGHRMEPTARAEQIIQHLSPALDSLSSALSLTHDFDPSISTMTFRIGLSDDVEFGLLPPLLRALRQEAPQVVFVVQHVDYWRIPDLLASGDITVGITQTRGLPANAKRKLLRHIRPCLLRADACDTPLTLDEYCARPHVLVSHTANVAGFADEWLAEIGRKRHVVLSVPQYSSLPALLAGTDMIASLPDYAAQAMAAGGNLFCEAFPFETPTLDLSMVWLSHVDTDPAERWMRSRLEAFMSDRGLALPV; this comes from the coding sequence ATGAATCGCAATGAACTACGCAAAGCCGATATCAATCTGATGGTGGTCTTCGAAGCGCTGATGCTTGAGCGCAATGTGACGCGGGTGGCGGAAAAGCTGTTTCTCGGCCAGCCGACCATCAGTTCGGCGCTCAATCGTCTGCGCACGCTCTTCAATGACCCGTTGTTCATTCGCGTGGGCCACCGCATGGAGCCCACCGCGCGCGCCGAGCAAATCATCCAGCACCTGTCACCGGCCCTGGATTCACTCTCGTCGGCCTTGAGCCTGACCCATGATTTCGACCCGTCCATCAGCACCATGACCTTTCGTATCGGCCTGTCCGATGACGTTGAGTTCGGCCTGCTGCCACCATTGCTGCGGGCGCTGCGCCAGGAAGCGCCGCAGGTGGTGTTCGTGGTGCAGCATGTGGATTACTGGCGCATTCCCGACCTGCTGGCCTCCGGCGATATCACCGTCGGCATCACCCAGACCCGTGGCCTGCCGGCCAATGCCAAGCGCAAGCTGCTGCGGCATATCCGGCCTTGCCTGTTGCGCGCCGATGCCTGCGACACACCGCTGACCCTCGACGAATATTGCGCGCGGCCCCATGTGCTGGTGTCCCACACCGCCAACGTGGCCGGGTTTGCCGATGAATGGCTGGCGGAGATCGGCCGCAAGCGCCACGTAGTGCTGTCGGTACCGCAATACAGCTCGCTGCCGGCGTTGCTCGCTGGTACTGACATGATCGCCAGCCTGCCGGACTATGCGGCGCAAGCCATGGCCGCCGGCGGTAACCTGTTCTGCGAGGCGTTTCCATTTGAGACCCCGACCCTGGACTTGTCGATGGTCTGGCTCAGCCACGTCGACACCGACCCGGCGGAACGCTGGATGCGCTCACGGTTGGAGGCGTTCATGAGTGATCGAGGGCTCGCGCTCCCGGTGTAA
- a CDS encoding MFS transporter translates to MTSPSRPAAAPSKAGAVLRVTSGNFLEQFDFFLFGFYATYIAAAFFPAANEFASLMMTFAVFGAGFLMRPLGAIILGAYIDDVGRRKGLIVTLSIMASGTLLIVLVPGYHTIGLWAPLLVLLGRLLQGFSAGAELGGVSVYLSEMATPGRKGFYTSWQSGSQQISIVVAAALGYGLNVWMEPAVVADWGWRIPFAVGCVIIPFIFVLRRNLQETEEFAKRKHRPTMREVMATLVKNWTVVIGGMLMVAMTTTAFYLITVYAPTFGKTVLQLSTSDALLVTLLVAVSNFVWLPIGGILSDRFGRKPVLIAMTVLTVLTAYPALSYVVNAPSFAHMLETLLWFSFLYGMYNGAMIPALTEIMPVEVRVAGFSLAYSLATAVFGGFTPAISTWFIHITEDKASPAYWMMFAALCALCSTLALYRRANTRGQVMQGAVQ, encoded by the coding sequence ATGACTAGCCCTTCCCGGCCTGCGGCTGCCCCCTCGAAAGCAGGCGCCGTACTGCGCGTTACTTCGGGCAACTTCCTCGAACAGTTCGATTTTTTCCTGTTCGGGTTCTATGCCACCTACATCGCTGCCGCCTTCTTTCCCGCCGCCAATGAATTTGCCTCGTTAATGATGACCTTCGCCGTGTTCGGTGCAGGCTTCCTGATGCGGCCATTGGGCGCGATCATCCTGGGTGCCTACATCGACGACGTGGGTCGTCGCAAAGGCTTGATCGTCACGCTGTCGATCATGGCCAGCGGCACACTGTTGATCGTGCTGGTGCCCGGTTATCACACCATTGGCCTGTGGGCACCGCTGCTGGTGCTGTTGGGTCGCCTGTTGCAAGGCTTCTCGGCCGGTGCCGAGCTGGGGGGTGTGTCGGTGTACCTGTCCGAGATGGCCACCCCGGGCCGCAAGGGCTTCTACACCAGCTGGCAGTCGGGCAGCCAGCAGATCTCTATCGTGGTTGCCGCTGCGCTGGGCTATGGCTTGAACGTGTGGATGGAGCCGGCGGTCGTTGCAGACTGGGGCTGGCGCATTCCGTTCGCCGTGGGTTGCGTGATCATCCCGTTTATCTTCGTGCTGCGCCGTAACCTGCAGGAAACCGAAGAGTTCGCCAAGCGCAAGCACCGCCCGACCATGCGTGAAGTGATGGCCACCCTGGTGAAAAACTGGACCGTGGTCATCGGCGGCATGCTGATGGTGGCCATGACCACCACCGCGTTCTACCTGATTACCGTGTACGCACCGACCTTCGGCAAAACCGTGCTGCAATTGAGCACCTCCGACGCGCTGCTGGTGACGTTGCTGGTGGCCGTGTCGAACTTTGTCTGGCTCCCGATCGGCGGCATTCTGAGCGACCGCTTCGGCCGCAAGCCGGTACTGATCGCCATGACTGTGCTGACCGTTCTCACGGCTTATCCAGCACTGTCCTACGTGGTCAACGCGCCAAGCTTTGCACACATGCTGGAAACCCTGCTGTGGTTCTCATTTCTCTACGGTATGTACAACGGTGCAATGATCCCGGCGCTGACTGAAATCATGCCGGTGGAAGTGCGCGTGGCGGGTTTCTCCCTGGCCTACAGCCTGGCGACCGCCGTCTTCGGCGGCTTCACCCCCGCGATCTCGACCTGGTTCATTCACATCACCGAAGACAAGGCTTCGCCCGCCTACTGGATGATGTTCGCTGCGCTGTGCGCCCTGTGTTCCACCCTGGCGCTGTATCGTCGCGCCAACACCCGGGGCCAGGTCATGCAGGGGGCTGTGCAATGA
- a CDS encoding type II toxin-antitoxin system HigB family toxin translates to MRIIAISQLKTFWRKYPDAEQSLLAWIDEAKNADWSTPADIKEQFRHASVLKSRRVVFNIKGNDYRLVVAVAYRYGALYIKFVGTHKQYDAIDADTVETE, encoded by the coding sequence ATGAGAATCATCGCGATCAGCCAACTCAAAACTTTTTGGCGCAAGTACCCGGACGCCGAGCAATCGCTACTGGCTTGGATAGATGAGGCAAAAAACGCCGACTGGTCCACCCCGGCTGACATCAAGGAACAGTTTCGTCATGCAAGCGTCCTCAAGAGCCGCAGAGTCGTCTTCAATATAAAAGGCAACGACTACCGGCTCGTGGTCGCAGTGGCCTATCGCTACGGCGCTCTCTACATCAAGTTCGTCGGTACGCATAAGCAGTACGACGCGATTGACGCCGACACCGTTGAAACGGAGTAA
- a CDS encoding helix-turn-helix domain-containing protein — protein MNIRPIHTEQDYKDALKSVSPLFDDEPEPGTPEGDYFDVMITLIEAYEAKHFPIDLPTPIDAIRFRMEQSGLSAADLVPAIGRQNRVYEVLNGKRALTLPMIWKLHEMFGIPAESLIRPVKNA, from the coding sequence ATGAATATCCGCCCCATCCATACCGAGCAAGACTATAAAGACGCACTGAAGTCAGTCTCCCCGCTGTTCGATGACGAACCGGAACCCGGTACGCCAGAAGGTGATTACTTCGACGTGATGATCACCCTGATTGAAGCCTATGAGGCCAAGCACTTCCCGATTGACCTGCCCACCCCAATCGACGCCATTCGTTTCAGAATGGAACAGTCTGGTCTTTCGGCAGCAGATCTGGTGCCCGCCATTGGCCGCCAAAACCGGGTCTATGAAGTGCTTAATGGAAAACGCGCACTCACTTTGCCAATGATTTGGAAACTGCATGAAATGTTTGGAATTCCGGCCGAGAGCCTGATTCGGCCGGTAAAAAATGCGTGA
- a CDS encoding LysR family transcriptional regulator produces the protein MLNSNLLRKLDMQDLMVFVAVYDQSSVTDVSETLFVSQSTVSYSLKKLRTSFEDELFINTRAGMRPTYKATTMYGHVQKILESINLCHAGGQAFDPTRDTVTFNVCAPEYFEHLILPRLLKNFDRADLPVIVNVQKLEADIPADDLREGRLDLVICFGPNFHRAHKDFKTQMLLEDDLVCVFDKRSAPREAAFSLQAFVERRHVFPTPWTSTTNMIDGWLARQAHKRQVVARANSYSAALKMISGTDFIVTLPRRVQKLLASTPAYGCCEAPQGLPGFTLDMQWNQASEQDSASTWFREQVVKVCADQGLL, from the coding sequence ATGCTAAACAGTAACTTGCTCAGAAAGCTCGATATGCAGGACTTGATGGTGTTTGTCGCTGTCTACGACCAGAGCAGCGTTACCGACGTATCAGAAACGCTGTTCGTCAGTCAGTCCACCGTCAGCTACAGCCTGAAGAAACTGCGCACCAGTTTTGAAGACGAGTTGTTTATCAACACGCGAGCCGGCATGCGTCCGACGTATAAAGCCACGACGATGTACGGTCATGTGCAGAAAATCCTCGAAAGCATCAACCTGTGCCACGCCGGTGGCCAGGCCTTCGATCCGACCCGCGATACCGTGACCTTCAATGTGTGTGCCCCGGAATACTTCGAACACCTGATCCTGCCGCGCCTGCTGAAAAACTTCGACCGCGCCGACCTGCCGGTGATCGTCAATGTGCAAAAACTGGAAGCCGACATTCCCGCCGACGACTTGCGCGAAGGCCGCCTGGACCTGGTGATCTGCTTCGGCCCGAACTTTCACCGCGCCCATAAAGACTTCAAGACCCAAATGCTGCTCGAAGACGACCTGGTGTGCGTCTTCGACAAACGCTCGGCCCCGCGCGAAGCGGCGTTCAGCCTGCAAGCCTTCGTCGAGCGGCGCCACGTGTTTCCCACGCCCTGGACGTCCACCACCAACATGATCGACGGCTGGCTGGCGCGCCAGGCGCACAAACGCCAGGTGGTGGCGCGGGCCAACAGCTACAGCGCAGCGTTGAAGATGATCAGCGGCACCGACTTCATCGTGACCCTGCCACGCCGCGTACAAAAGCTGCTGGCGTCGACCCCGGCGTATGGGTGTTGCGAAGCCCCGCAGGGTTTGCCGGGCTTTACCCTGGACATGCAATGGAATCAGGCCAGCGAACAGGACAGCGCCAGTACCTGGTTTCGCGAGCAAGTCGTCAAGGTGTGTGCAGATCAGGGGCTTCTGTAG
- a CDS encoding LysR family transcriptional regulator gives MIINFDLNDLQAFRAVVDKGSFRGAAEAIRISQPALSRRIEKLESALDVKLFERTTRRVSLTMVGRAFLPQVERMLDDLDIALMGISNVASTRMGNVTIACVPSTAYYFMPHVISEFHKLYPKIRLRVLDASAGEVCSAVESGEADFGVSFSGSLADEVEFELLLQERYVLACRRDHPLAARESVTWTEAYEHDYISVDKTSGNRFLLDQALRGVRVKKPSICETHHVTTMIGLVEAGLGVAMVPSIAMPACEHPILVSVPLVEPQVMRNVGLIKRRGRTLPPAALELERLVREMPFRSA, from the coding sequence ATGATCATCAATTTCGACCTCAACGACCTCCAGGCCTTCCGCGCCGTGGTAGACAAGGGCAGTTTTCGTGGGGCCGCCGAGGCCATCCGAATCTCGCAACCCGCGCTCAGCCGACGCATCGAAAAGCTCGAGTCGGCCCTGGATGTAAAGCTGTTCGAGCGCACCACACGGCGGGTCAGCCTGACCATGGTCGGCCGTGCATTCCTGCCTCAGGTCGAACGCATGCTCGACGACCTGGACATCGCCTTGATGGGCATCAGCAACGTCGCGTCCACGCGCATGGGCAATGTCACCATTGCCTGTGTGCCGTCTACTGCGTATTACTTCATGCCTCACGTCATCTCAGAGTTCCACAAGCTGTATCCGAAAATTCGCTTGCGGGTGCTGGATGCCAGTGCCGGTGAGGTGTGCAGCGCGGTGGAAAGTGGCGAGGCGGATTTTGGCGTGAGTTTCAGCGGCAGCCTGGCCGATGAAGTGGAGTTCGAGTTGTTGCTGCAGGAGCGCTATGTGCTGGCCTGTCGTCGTGACCACCCGTTGGCCGCACGCGAGAGCGTGACGTGGACCGAAGCCTACGAGCATGACTACATCAGCGTGGACAAAACCTCGGGCAACCGCTTCCTGCTGGACCAGGCCTTGCGCGGTGTGCGGGTGAAAAAGCCGAGTATCTGCGAGACCCACCATGTGACCACGATGATCGGGCTGGTGGAGGCGGGGCTGGGCGTGGCGATGGTGCCGTCGATTGCGATGCCGGCCTGCGAGCACCCGATTCTGGTGAGTGTGCCGCTGGTGGAGCCGCAGGTGATGCGCAATGTGGGGTTGATCAAGCGCCGCGGGCGGACATTGCCGCCAGCGGCGCTGGAGTTGGAGCGATTGGTGCGGGAGATGCCGTTTCGGTCAGCGTGA
- a CDS encoding substrate-binding domain-containing protein, translating into MKPLFKTLTALVLGALALSAQAEELTVMTSGGFTAAYKLLGPQYAKQSGDTLDTVLGPSMGKAPEAIPNRLARGEHADVVIMVGYALDELIKQGKVDPASRVELADSRIGLVVKEGAAKPSINTDAELKAVLSKAKSVAYSDSASGVYVEKELFKKLGMPAKGTMIERVPVGEQVARGDYEVGLQQVAELLPVKGVTFVGKIPEDVQSVTRFAAGIPVNAEHPQEAKALLQFMASPQAQPVVQSTGLDSVSR; encoded by the coding sequence ATGAAGCCGCTGTTCAAAACCCTCACCGCCCTGGTCCTTGGCGCCCTGGCGCTGTCAGCCCAGGCTGAGGAACTCACAGTGATGACCTCCGGCGGCTTCACCGCCGCCTATAAACTGCTCGGCCCGCAATACGCCAAGCAAAGCGGTGACACCCTCGACACTGTCCTCGGCCCGTCCATGGGCAAGGCCCCGGAAGCGATTCCCAACCGCCTGGCCCGTGGCGAACATGCCGATGTAGTGATCATGGTCGGCTACGCCCTGGATGAGCTGATCAAACAAGGCAAGGTCGACCCCGCCTCCCGCGTCGAACTGGCGGATTCGCGGATTGGCCTGGTGGTGAAGGAAGGCGCGGCAAAACCTTCAATCAATACTGACGCCGAGCTCAAGGCGGTGCTGAGCAAGGCAAAATCCGTGGCGTATTCGGACAGCGCCAGCGGCGTGTATGTCGAGAAGGAGCTGTTCAAGAAGCTCGGCATGCCGGCCAAGGGCACCATGATCGAACGCGTCCCGGTGGGCGAACAGGTGGCCAGGGGTGACTACGAAGTCGGCCTGCAGCAGGTGGCGGAATTGCTGCCGGTCAAGGGCGTGACGTTTGTCGGCAAGATCCCGGAGGACGTGCAGTCCGTCACGCGGTTCGCGGCGGGCATTCCGGTCAACGCCGAACACCCGCAAGAGGCCAAGGCACTGCTGCAGTTCATGGCGTCGCCCCAGGCTCAACCGGTGGTGCAATCGACCGGCCTGGACTCGGTGTCACGCTGA
- a CDS encoding 5-carboxymethyl-2-hydroxymuconate Delta-isomerase, translating into MPHLHLEYTANLTQLDTDKALLRLNHALVASGQFGAEFDIKSRALKVENFRVGTGLNERGFVAARLALLSGRSPQTKQQLSQSLLAVLQDLGPWPEGVQVQLSVELRDMDRDAYSKVAIG; encoded by the coding sequence ATGCCGCATCTGCACCTCGAATACACCGCCAACCTGACGCAACTGGACACCGACAAGGCTCTGTTGCGCCTCAACCATGCGCTGGTGGCTTCCGGTCAGTTTGGGGCCGAGTTCGACATCAAGAGCCGGGCGCTGAAAGTGGAGAACTTTCGTGTAGGCACCGGCTTGAATGAGCGGGGTTTTGTCGCGGCACGCCTGGCATTGCTCAGCGGGCGCTCGCCGCAGACCAAGCAGCAGCTGTCGCAAAGCCTGCTGGCGGTGCTGCAGGACCTGGGCCCGTGGCCCGAGGGTGTGCAGGTGCAACTGAGCGTTGAATTGCGCGACATGGATCGCGATGCCTACAGCAAAGTCGCGATTGGCTGA